The Acidobacteriota bacterium genome has a segment encoding these proteins:
- a CDS encoding DUF1552 domain-containing protein: MMIFKKAIPRRTFLRGAGVTLALPLLDSMLPALTPALAASAVNDSGQAPLRISFIYGPNGRIMDRWTPRETGADYKLTPTLEPLAAFRDQMTVVSGLNIKAADAVGNEPGGNHARPCAAYLTGIHPRPGGSLGISADQMAARELGKHTQLASLELALDPSDGLGAADGAYSDAYTKTICWRSATTPLPMENNPRKVFERLLGDSDSTDSNERLARIRANRSILDSVMREATPLLADSGPADRLKLSEYLEAVRDIERRIQLAEQQSSRELPEMARPEGIPATFIDHAKLMFDLQLLAFQSDLTRVITFMLGREQSDRPYREIGISDGHHALSHHAGHQDAIAQNAQIDVYQSKIFAYYLDRLKSTPDGDGSLLDHMIMLYGCGMSDGNLHVHNDVPSLLVGGAGGRLKGGRHIQFNGLPLSNLLLSMMDIGGIPMDGYLDSKYSDATGKLDLLTA, from the coding sequence ATGATGATATTCAAGAAAGCCATTCCCCGCCGGACATTTTTGCGCGGCGCCGGAGTTACACTGGCGCTGCCGCTGCTGGATTCCATGCTGCCGGCTCTTACCCCGGCCCTGGCCGCTTCCGCGGTGAACGACAGCGGCCAGGCGCCGCTGCGCATCTCGTTCATCTACGGCCCCAACGGCAGAATCATGGACCGCTGGACTCCTCGCGAGACGGGCGCTGACTACAAGCTGACTCCCACACTCGAGCCGTTGGCCGCCTTCCGCGATCAGATGACCGTGGTCAGCGGATTGAACATCAAGGCTGCCGATGCCGTGGGCAACGAGCCGGGCGGAAATCACGCCCGTCCCTGCGCGGCGTATCTTACCGGCATCCATCCGCGGCCCGGCGGGTCGCTGGGCATTTCCGCGGATCAGATGGCCGCGCGCGAGCTGGGCAAGCACACCCAGCTGGCCTCGCTCGAATTGGCGCTCGATCCTTCCGACGGCTTGGGAGCCGCCGACGGCGCTTACAGCGATGCCTACACCAAGACCATCTGCTGGCGCAGCGCCACCACTCCGCTGCCGATGGAGAATAACCCGCGCAAGGTTTTTGAGCGGCTGCTGGGCGACAGCGACAGCACGGACTCAAACGAGCGACTGGCGCGCATTCGCGCCAACCGCAGCATTCTCGACTCGGTGATGCGGGAAGCCACCCCGCTGCTGGCCGATAGCGGACCAGCCGACCGCCTCAAGCTGAGTGAGTATCTGGAAGCGGTCCGCGACATCGAGCGCCGCATTCAACTGGCCGAGCAGCAGTCCTCGCGTGAGCTGCCGGAGATGGCCAGGCCGGAGGGTATCCCGGCGACGTTCATCGATCATGCCAAGCTCATGTTCGATCTGCAACTACTGGCCTTCCAAAGCGACCTGACGCGCGTGATCACCTTCATGCTGGGCCGCGAACAATCCGACCGGCCGTATCGCGAAATCGGAATCTCCGACGGCCACCACGCGCTGTCGCACCACGCCGGGCATCAAGACGCCATCGCACAGAACGCGCAGATCGATGTTTATCAGTCCAAGATATTCGCCTACTATCTCGACCGCCTGAAATCCACGCCCGACGGAGACGGGTCGCTGCTGGATCACATGATCATGCTCTACGGCTGCGGCATGAGCGACGGCAACCTGCATGTGCATAACGATGTCCCCAGCCTGCTGGTGGGCGGCGCGGGCGGCAGGCTGAAGGGCGGCCGGCACATTCAATTCAACGGCTTGCCGCTTTCCAATCTGCTCCTAAGCATGATGGATATTGGCGGCATTCCGATGGACGGCTATCTGGACAGCAAGTACAGCGACGCCACCGGCAAGCTGGATTTGCTGACCGCTTAA